Below is a genomic region from Henckelia pumila isolate YLH828 chromosome 3, ASM3356847v2, whole genome shotgun sequence.
TTCCCTTTTCGTGATCATTTCAACCTACCTATACAGGCATTATCCccatgatagatctaagagTGACAATTTATCAATATATGCGGGGTCCACTAAAAAATCATGGACCTTCGATTGTTTGTTCTTTTCggtcaataaaataaattttttcatatttctgaaataataacatgtattacccgaatttattttttaaaaataaaaactaaaataatttataatgaATTTTGATggtataaaatttaatattttttctatTCGAAATATATGTGGCTCAATCATGCCCATGGTATAAGGATTGGTAGTTCGATATACCACCCGAAGGGGATTCAAATGGGTGAGCAGAGACGGAGATAACGGGAGAGGTCAGTGACACTCATCAACCCTCAACTTTGTCTTATTCATCTATTTCTATTACCTATCTAAAatgtaaacaaaaaaataaagttttacATTTGTGAATTTACAACTTTGTCTTTTTACTCTAcacaaatttatgtaaaaataaatacatataaggatataaatgtaaaatttaaaaatggaaaaactgcaaatttgatcttgtatgtttgtcactttgcgattttggtcctctatgttttcatatttcagttttagtcctacatgttctgatttttggcaattgcggtcatttttatttgaaaattcttacgtggcactgtacacgtcagctccacatcagcactgaattagtgtcacgtcagcgccacttcggaaaaaaaaactaaaattgccaaaaaaataaagatagcggactaaaactgaaatctaaaaatataaaggactgaaatcgcaaagtgacaaacatacaggaccaaaaaatatgataatagcgtttaaaaatatgatatatatatatatattaataaagtttaaaaatatgatatatatatatatatatatatatgtaaattacACATCggtgttgaaataaatcaattcatgtggagtcaaattttaataaaaaataataaataaaaaacaaaacaacacacaaatatcatatatgtaaaagttgacatttaaaaattaaatattttcctcctcaaaaatctaaaaacgataacaaatattattttatgagatgatattgCAATTAACAAAGAAATCTTTTTACATGAGTTGGAGATGAATAACCCGGTTATAACTTTTTATAACTGAAAAGTACATGTTTGAaggtaaatttataaataaatctttGGACATTATTCATTTGCATTACTCACTACTTCTTATTTTGACAAATAATAGGAAATGTAAAAACAACTACgttaaaaaaatttgtgtaaGAACCTATGAGCTAAATAGTTAATAAAGAGttcataaataattatatattagaaAATACCAgattatatttgaattaaattacACACCgttgttgaaataaatcaattaaatgaagtcaagttttaatccaaaataataaataaagaacaCATCAACACACTCATATATACCATATATCtaaatattgaaatttaaaaggTTAACTATTTTTTCCTCatcataaatgataaaaaatataacaattaTTTATGGGATAATATTGCAATTACCGAATCAATATTTTTACAAGGTATGGAGATAGATAAACCGATTATAGATTTCTGTAACTTAAAaacatatgaatttttaaaatttttgtaaataaatttttacaaaaaatatttattaacattACTCACTACTTATTCATATGACTAATGGTAGAAAAAATTCAGCTCAAAACAACGGCGACGTTCACAAACCCgtttttcatataaaaaaaaaacaaatatatggtATGAATATtgtttttagaaaaattataagattgatattatttaaatattattgaagtctGTAAATATATCTATGTTGATTAATTTACTACGAGTTAGATAATAGCATCAAAAAAAGAAGTCTAGAAAAATTATGGATGACACTTCTCACATTAAATTAAAGATCTTGAAAAATTACATTGATGCAAGTTTTCAATCagatgaataaaaaaaatgtatttaaTCTCAAAATAAACAAAACGGTTGAGATAAAATATGGAATATTAACATTTATAATTAAAgacattcaaaattcaatcaaaaatttcagCTACGAGAGCATTGTAAACAAAAAGAGATCAATAGATTTCGAAAAatgagaaataaaaaataaaaaaggttGTTTAATAAATACATTAATCATTAACGATACtaacatacaagtaatggaaGACAATAAGATACCAGAATTCAGTTGAGAATGATGAATATTGTTATTCTTTGCAAGTAAATTTTTgtagcataaaaaaaaaaagatcgtctgattaaatattaataacGATAGAAAAATGAAAATGCATGATATCACaagaatttttattaaaaatgatgataataatgattCTTTCATAGAGAATAAAAAACACGTGATATGAAAAATCGTGAAAGAgagaaaaatctcaaatataaaagaaaaaaaatatttgacgcaataatttaaattaagttttATAATGAATTATCtatgccaatttttttttcttcataaaTAAATAGTGATCACAAAATAAGTGATCAACATATAATatagaaaattacaaaatcatatataatttattttgattaacatatatatttcacTTATTAACAAAAAAACAAATCATTATTCATACATACACGATATAGAAAATAAGACAAATTCATGGTACGAAGCATGCTATAATttctcaagattaataaaaaagaatgaaaaaccCCGAGTTTTAATAATTACATaagtttcaatatcaatattgtgttaATGTAAAAGTACTACAATAAACATAACACTTATATTTATAAGTGTACATTAATTATAGATAATTTCGTATTCTAAACTATTAATGTGGATGTAAAATAATCATGACCGTAAATGATACAAACATTGAAACTGCAAGTGTTAAATTGTTCAAAAATGTTGcagatatttttattaattgcaatgtcgaaaattatattgattacATCACTAAAACATTCAAtatgttatttttttcaaaaggtATATATTATTATCGTGAAAATCATTTATTAACTGAGTGTTAATATATTCTCAtatcaattaatttatttaacattGTTTATCAACAAAAAAAGTGTTCCCAAATCCCACGTGCATCGCAGGATGCACGTGACTTTTATTGATGCATGTGACTTTTACTAGTAGTATTAAATGCTCTAAATTTGCAATATTAGTTCCTTTTAATTTCTAAATGATTGATCGACGCTGTCCCCCTCTCTCATccaataaaaaatcattttcacCCCTTAATTGAATTTTTTGCCTCGGTCCTAGTGGGTGGGAATCAATTTAATATATACTAGTCAAATATGATGGTTCTTTGAACTCCCCGAAAATCAAACACACTtgaggtatgttttctattacTTGTCAAATGTGATGGTTCTTTGGAACTTTTATTAGGAAATTACTGAATTGAATATTTAAGCATTGTCGTCGGTACCTGTGATACCCGTGACCAAATCTacgatataataaataaaaatatatttgtaataaaaatatctttgtaAATTTAGTATATCTACTAacgaaataaaattaatatttttaattttagttttattctaAATTTCAGTTACCGTCTTAACATATAGTTAgaatttttaaatgaattttacatTTAAAgaaacttattatttttattgactagtattattttcaaaataatgatttatcttaattgtcATGTTGAGGTGGAATtattaatgtttaaaattttaagagtgacattatatataattattttatataattattgtttgattattAATTAGGCTTAATGCCtcaattgattgtcttttaaaATTCTCAACCATGAAAACACACGTTCAAGTATATATCTTTATCCATTATAAAGTTCATAAAATCCATTTTTGTGTCCAAATTGTCAATAtagataatttatttgtcatGTGTTAAAAATTATTGACTAGTCTTTAAATCAACCATTATACCATACTTACTATTTGTCATAAACCACCATgacttatcaaattcctaccCACTAACCCATGTTTTCCCTCTCAATTTACTACCCACTAAACCAAATTCAATTCCTTACATTTAATGTGACCCtttgagtttcttgaaattttagtATAAATATACTACACTAGTCACATTCTCATTTCAATCCATAATATTCATAAAaagaaatagaaataaattaTATGGAAGACATGCATATTTCTTCTAAGAGTTAAGTTCTTGTGGCATCAAAGAGTTGGGCTTGGCAAAGAGTAGATGAAGCTTTTAGAAGAATTTTATATCAGTTATCGATTCAACAAGATTTTCCGTGTAAGTGGGCTTGGCTTCTATCTTTCTTTTGTGTGATATAAGTTTctacacttatatttatttttgcgtgtgagttaagttttataacataaatacttatacttttgaaaattcgatcggcatgataatattcgtttcactttgatatatatattatttgttggctattcgtgatattatttgaagcatgttagaattatttggaaatatttgagatGCACTGTTAAGAGTCGATTTAAAAATGGTTAAGGAATTTCCGACGATTTGattagatttgatttgatttgatatggccctgatgcggtgagttataataaccgtttctTTGGCCTCGctccttagaggagtaacatataggggactgatcagtagaacCACGGAAAATGAAATAATTAACGGTGCAATATTTGCTTTGTATTTGTTTGAATTCAGCATGCTTAATTTTGTTTcgagattataaaatatacatgagtacatgtaaatatattttggtgtttatcgtgctcgatcggcccccacttgctgagtgttttctaaaacactcaccccttactttgCTCCAGTTAAGAATGAAGATGAGTTAGATGACGAAGAACAGAATAAGTTCTGAGGTTGGTGAGGATGGATcagttcaagttgaagaaatatttttactttaaatttcagtttCGCTTCCGCATTGTTGCACTTGTGTTTTTTTCTCTGTAAAAACAGTTAtggtttatgaaatagactggtttttggcaagacttgtactatgaggcttgttgtttcaatgttaaattgttaaacaacacCGATGTCGATCAACCTCGGTTTCGGGGCGTGACAGTACCTCGACACCAATAACTTTACTTTATGTCGATGCAATAGTCAATAGATGCCCAAGGAATTCGTTCTTTGGGATATTAAGGACTAGCTATATAGCCGATGACTGGGTTTCATGGATTAATCAGATCTTAATCTCATGAGAGGATATTATCATCGTTTGATTACATCAAAtttacatatatttttattaggTAAACCATTTCCATTTGGTTTGATATGCTGAAAGAGGGCGATTGAAgtaaattatgatttttactttactacaatatttaaattttaattgtaaagattttgataataaaaatatacataatttaaattttttacttaTGTTACGTTGTGTTCTGATAACAATAAAATTTAGTATGTGGAGCAGTTCCTATTAATGTATTGTCGTAATTAGTTTTTCGTACTGTAGACAGGTAGCTaggtataaaatatatatcgtTTTTTTAAGGCATAAATAAGTTCTCGAATCGTACATACATGGTATGATATGTTTTGAGCTTTTTAAAGTActgaatattataaattataattttattatatagaaCGTGTAAAAAGTTAAAATTTTATGACAATTCAATGAGGAGCACATTCATGACATGTTTTCTGGTCACGGGTCCACAAAATAACGTTCCTTTTGTTTTCTTCAAAGAAGAAAGAGGTGTTCAGTGTGCACTCATTCACACGtttaaaataaatcatataattaattcacctaataaataaaaaaagtagAGCATTTAAGTGGATTTTTTAACAAGTGAGATATTATTGTAAATGGAAAAAAATCATTGTTACAAATTGTTGTAACATTGTATGTTACACTTATTACTTTTTGTTATGGTTTTAGTGGACAAAGAATTTGAACTTTGATGTTCATAATAGTTAAGTTACAGATGTCATGAAGTAATTGATATAACAGACAATCTTACCAATTTGTAACAGAAGATTTGCTCTCGTTAAAAATATCATGGAATCTTTATTTATAACATTTTAAAAAAGTAATTGAGTTGTTgctaattttgaaatttcaaaaagtTCGTTCAAAATTGTTGTTGAAATTGTGTAGTATTAAATTTTCTTGTTCTTTTTCCTAAAATAATTGCCATGGTAAGAGACTAATAGTcaatatatatagagttttttaATTGCCAATAAAAAATATGTAACATCTTACAAGTCACATGTGCATTTGGATCTAAGGAACATCGGATTCTAAAACATTAATATATCCAACGTTTGGTTTTTCCTCCGAAAACCAGTTTCCTCGAAGATGTGAATCGATACATAtctacattttgtttttttcaatTTCTAAATACAATACTATAGACAGACACAATTAATTACCAAAATCACAATTTTTAGTTCTGAAATTACAGAAATTTTCATTACAATAGTGATTTTGTTATTGAACTATCAATTGAAACTAACATTGAAAATCTTTAGctttatatatatttagtttAGTCCACTTAAATAAAGAAATCCAACTTCCATGCACCGTTCCACTTTGTCACTCAACTATTgaatgtgatgaattgtgcatccaatagttgagtaatatcacctcatggtgggcacattaaaTTGGCACGGTaggtgggcaggatagcaaaactcGATCATATTATACAATTTTGCGTCTCAACTCTCAATTGCGAGACAGATCTACGAGGAAACTGGTTTTCGGAGGTTCAATTCCTTTTGGAACACACCGGGAGAGAATGGTAAACATTTTgtacttttaagtatttatccaaacaattaaatctctcttattacaattttaaatttatgtttCTATTAAAGGTATCTCATTTTTataattgatattattttgGCATATGATACATTTAATTGTAGGAAAAAGAATTAGGATGAGATGTGGATGATTTTGATGTTTTTGAACGAACGCATAAAAAAAAGCAAGGTACTGGAGAATTTGTGGACAACAAATCGGCCCGAGTTAGTGTGAGTCATATTAATCATTTTTTATGTCTTTTCTATTATCGTATCGacaatatgaaagcatgttATGTATTTAGCTTAATTTAAGTTGTTTATTGAATTAATACATTGTTAAAGGAAATTAGATTGAATAATGCTGATGATATTTTTCTCTTTGGTGGCTGATTTTTAATATGCTGATGAGTTTCTTTTGTTAAAGAAAAGTTGCTAGTGttcattaatattattatatttgttaGCTTAGACCATCTCAAAATTTATTGAACAGGTTTTATGCATTCTGGAAACCAAGAAGTGTTATGTCTTTGAATGATTATGCCCTTTAATATAGTGGCATAAATAATCTAGTATCAAGTTACTGTTTAAAGTATAATCCATTGTTAAAGGAAATTGTGCTGTGATGATGCCGATGAAAATTTTCCTTTGGTGGCTGATTTTGGTGGTTTGACTGAATAATGCCGATGAGTTTCTTTTGTTAGAGGAAAGTAGGCTGAATATTTTTCCATTGTTTATTAACATAAGTAATTAAATTCTAGAATAGTTGATTCATACTAGTATTTAATCCGGAGCAACACTGATTTTGGTGGTTTTGGTTTATATTCATTAGACTAACACATTATTTTCATTGAATAGGAAAAATATAGAGAGAAACTGAATGATCATGACGATGAACATACTCAGCATTCATTTGATTTCAACACATGGTGTGACGTGGTAGGTCGCCCATCAAAAGGGAGGGTGTACGGATATGGACGTGATCATCGTTTTGGAAGAGCGCATAATGGAAATTTACTTGTACCAACTAGTAATGAGACGTTCTCAAATgaggaaaataaaaaaactgtCGAAAGAAATTGAAGACATGCGGGCAGTTATCAAAAAGATGGAGCAAGAGATCCTTGAGAGTAAGAAGACATTAGAGTTTGTTATGATAGAAAGCAGAAGGAGAGAAGAGAAGCTTATTGAGGAAAGGAGCTCACTACAAGAAAACAGGGCTTCAGAGACGGAAATATCAGTCTCTGAAGCCCGTTTTTTCGTTTAAAAAAGAAGTTTGAGACAGAACATTCCGTCTCAAAAATCCGTTGTTGAAGGTCTCGTTTCTGATTTTAAAACGGAAAAATTctgtttttaattttagagacgGACTATAAAACCATTTATAAATTCGTTTTTAATTTGACCAAATTCCTTCAATTTCAAGTTCAATCCGTTTTTAATTTTGTCTTAAATCTGTCACTGTTCGGTTTCTAATTTTGTCTTAAATCCGTCACTGTTGGGTCTCAAATAGCATAatgaagataattttttttctgtttATAAATCCGTATATAAACTCATTTCCGATTATGAATATGTTTATAATTCTGTATAAAATTCGGTATATAAATCCATGTCTAATTTagttattaaatttatattatattatattattattattattataatatatatatatatatatatatatatatataaatataacacGATAGAATAAACATATTGGCAATCCACAAAAGATATCGCATAATTAACattagaataaaaaaaatattcccaTGATCCAATAAagaaaatctttaataaaactATAACAAACCAGATAATTGTTCAAATCTTAAAAAATATCAAAGTGTGCccaaataactaaataaaattcaaatctCACGTACTCATCCTCACTTCACTTCACTTATATGGTCGCTCACGAAAGCCAGATCCTCCTGGAAATAAATGATTCGTATATCCCACGTATTGAATCATTTTACGTACCATATCTTCCAAATGTTCTTCCGTGTTTTTCTTTTCCTCAATAAGCTTCTCTTCTCTCATTCTGCTTTCTATCATAACAAACTCTAATGTCTTCTTACTCTCAAGGATCTCTTGCTCCATATTTTTGCTAACTGCCCGCATGTCTTCAATTTCTTTCGGCAGTTTTTTATTTTCCTCATTTGAGAACGTCTCATTACTTGTTGGTACAAGTAAATTTCCATTATGCGCTCTTCCAAAACGATGATCACGTCCATATCCGTACACCCTCCCCTTTGATGGGCGACCTACCATGTCACACCATGTGTTGAAATCAAATGAATGCTGAGTATGTTCATCGTCATGATCATTCAGTTTCTCTCTATATTTTTCCTATTCAATGAAAATAATGTGTTAGTCTAATGAATATAAACCAAAACCACCAAAATCAGTGTTGCTCCGAATTAAATACTAGTATGAATCAACTATTCTAGAATCCAATTACATATGTTAATAAACAATGGAAAAATATTCAGCCTACTTTCCTCTAATTAACAAAAGAAACTCGTTGGCATTATTCAGTCAAACCACCAAAATCAGCCACCCAAGGAAAATTTTCATCGGCATCATCACAGCACAATTTTCTTTAACAATGGATTATACTTTAAAACAGTAACTTGATACTAGATTATTCATGCCACTATATTAAAGGGCATAATCATTCAAAGACATAACACTTCTTGGTTTCCAGAATGCATAAAACCTGTTCAATAAATTTTGAGATGGTCTAAGCtaacaaatataataatattaatgaaCACTAGCAACTTTTCTTTAACAAAACAAACTCATCAGCATATTAAAAATCAGCCACCAAAGGGAAAAATATCATCAGCATTATTCAATCTAATTTCCTTTAACAATGTATTAATCCAATAAACAACTTAAATTAAGCTAAATACATaacatgctttcatattgtCGATACGATATCTGAAAAGACATAAAAAATGATTAATATGACTCACACTAACTTGGGCCGATTTGTTGTCCACAAATTCTTCAGTACCTTGCTTTTTTTTTATGCGTTCGTTCAAAAACTTCAAAATCATCCACATCTCGTCCTAATTCTTTTTCCTACAATTAAATGTATCATATGCcaaaataatatcaattatAAAAATGAGATACCTTTAATAGaaacataaatttaaaattgtaataagagagatttaattgtttggataaatacttaaaagtacAAAATGTTTACCATTCTCTCCCGGTGTGTTCCAAAAGGAATTGAACCTCCTGCATGCCTTGTAATCGATCCGTACTTCATTGTCATTCGATTATTTCGAGCAACATCACATTTTTTCTTGTGATCTTCTTTATTCCAATGATTGATGACTAAGTTACTCCATATCTCAGCATCCATCCATTCTGGTCCTCTACCTATTATATCCAGCATGGTTGGTTCTCGTTCTAACTCTTCGTGTGACAATGATAATGCTTCTTTTTTAGCCAAATGAATTGCTGACCTATATCCCTCACCTGCATTTTTGTTCCATACCTTTTTCATTTCCCTATCGGTAAGATTATCCCATTTATATCTCAGCTGCATCATTTAATAAGCAGGCCGTGGTTAAAAATACACCATAAATGAATTAAAACCACTTTAAAAAATTATCACTTACCTTAAAATTTCCCCAAAGCAGATTCTTACTATCATTCGGAACATTTTTCCAAGTTGGCCAAGCTTCTTTAATGGATCCTTTGATATCAGTTGTAATATCACGAACAACCTCAATCTCAATAAATCTAAGACATACAAGccagaaaaatattatattaataaaactaAACAATTGTAAAAACAATAACTTGAAAGGTGATATGCTTTTACTTATTCATGACCACATGAATGTTAGTTCGTTCATCGCCGTTTGATGGAATCTGAGACCCCCGATTAGGTCCTCTTCGACGAACTATTGACGAATTATCATCTTCATTACAAGCATCACTTGAGATATTATTTTTCGATGATTGTCTTCTTGCCTCCTTGTCCTAGgccaattaaaatatataatacatgTGATTTGATAAACTTGACATTATAGGACATTCACACACCTGTGTCTCATTACAGGGAATATTATTCAACCCAGTGTTTTGTTCAGATTCTCTATGATTCACTAGCATTAAGTCTACATCATCATCTTGCAGCCTATGAGATTTCTATCCCATCCGTCCTCTCCTCATTGATCCTCCTGTAATGGAGCCAATAGCTTTCCCTTTGCTGGACATGCTCCCCTTTGATCTTCCTCTGATGGAACCAATAGCTTTCCCTTGGCCGGACATGCTGCATTAACGTTAAAACATTCAATTAATCAAATACATGACAAAGACAAAGACAAAGATCatactttaaaaaaattgtgataAAGATGTAGATACAGTTAAATGAAATATATAGAAAAATGTAAATACCAAAATTTTAACTATTATTTAACATATAAAACAAAAGAATGCATAtcgttaaaaataaaaatattaatcagtATAGTTTCTtcgataaataaatttaatcctCATTTTCCATTTCATTGGCACTATTGTCAGAGTCATGGTCAGTTTCCTCTTGTGTTTCTTCATCTGATTCGAAGTCTTCAAGTTCTTCCTCTAGCTCTTCACCATCTGAAATAACTTGCTTCATTTGCAGCACGACGAAGCTCCTCAAGTTCCACAGAATCTAACTCATCTTcctcattaaaaaaaatgttaaccTCATCAATGTTTGCATCTATGATAATAGGATGTGGAGTGGATATCTCTTCTTCTTGAAAAGCAGACTCAACATTTGGTGGAAcattttcttcttgttcttcaAGTAAAGGGATTTCGAATTTTCCCCTAGCTTTCACTTTGCATACTACCATCCAATTGTTCCTTACCTGTTTGATGGTAGGAGGTACAGTGTAGTACACTTGTTGGGCTTGAGAAGATAATATAAAAGGATCATTTGTATTCAGCTtcgatttattattaatttctaCAATACCCAACCTATGCACTTTAACCCCTTTATCAGACGTGTCATATAAATGACACCTAAACAAAACAATCACATCCCTAAGACCATAATATTCCAATCCCAAAATTTCGTCCAACACTCCATAGTAGTCTACTTCGTACTCATTAGTGGTGCTACCTAACACACACACGCCATAATTTGATGTTGCTTTGTAACGTCCATGTTCCACTGTTTCAAATTTAAATCCATTCACAAAGTATCCATTATAGCAAGACACCCGTCGATTTGTATCCATTAGACTAACACATTATTTTCATTGAATAGGAAAAATATAGAGAGAAACTGAATGATCATGACGATGAACATACTCAACATTCATTTGATTTCAACACATGGTGTGACGTGGTAGGTCGCCCATCAAAGGGAAGGGTGTAAGGATATGGACATGATCATCGTTTTGGAAGAGCGCATAATGGAAATTTACTTGTACCAACAAGTAATGAGACGTTCTcaaatgagaaaaataaaaaactgtcaaaagaaattgaagacatGCGGGCAGTTAGCAAAAAGATGGAGCAAGAGATACTTGAGAGTAAGAAGACATTAGAGTTTGTTATGATAGAAAGCAGAAAGAGAGAAGAGAAGCTTATTGAGGAAAGGAGGAACACGGAAGAACATTTGGAAGATATGGTACGTAAAATGATTCAAGACGTGGGATATAGGAATCATTTATTTCCAGGAGGATCTGGCTTTCGTGAGCGACGATATAAATGAAGTGAAGTGAAGATCAGTACGTGagatttgaattttatttagttatttggGCACACTTTGATATTTTTTAAGATTTGAACAATTATcttgtaacacccgaaattatttaattttaatccgagaatatgtaatttaggaatatttagagttttgatttaaattctaatattcttaaattatttagaattgaaattgaatgaaatgagaagttgagaactgaattgcaattattgacaacttgaggggccaaagtgcaaatatgggTAAATatgttggacacttgttattcctATGATTATTCACGTGTATACTACCTTTTCCATCAGATTGTTCAGAGGCAAGAACCGTGAGGAAAGAACaaagaaattttaagttttctcttcaatttgtaattgcaatatcttgagttt
It encodes:
- the LOC140892867 gene encoding uncharacterized protein isoform X2 — its product is MLVNHRESEQNTGLNNIPCNETQDKEARRQSSKNNISSDACNEDDNSSIVRRRGPNRGSQIPSNGDERTNIHVVMNKFIEIEVVRDITTDIKGSIKEAWPTWKNVPNDSKNLLWGNFKLRYKWDNLTDREMKKVWNKNAGRGPEWMDAEIWSNLVINHWNKEDHKKKCDVARNNRMTMKYGSITRHAGGSIPFGTHRERMEKELGRDVDDFEVFERTHKKKARY
- the LOC140892867 gene encoding uncharacterized protein isoform X1 yields the protein MLVNHRESEQNTGLNNIPCNETQDKEARRQSSKNNISSDACNEDDNSSIVRRRGPNRGSQIPSNGDERTNIHVVMNKFIEIEVVRDITTDIKGSIKEAWPTWKNVPNDSKNLLWGNFKLRYKWDNLTDREMKKVWNKNAGEGYRSAIHLAKKEALSLSHEELEREPTMLDIIGRGPEWMDAEIWSNLVINHWNKEDHKKKCDVARNNRMTMKYGSITRHAGGSIPFGTHRERMEKELGRDVDDFEVFERTHKKKARY
- the LOC140892867 gene encoding uncharacterized protein isoform X3; amino-acid sequence: MLVNHRESEQNTGLNNIPCNETQDKEARRQSSKNNISSDACNEDDNSSIVRRRGPNRGSQIPSNGDERTNIHVVMNKFIEIEVVRDITTDIKGSIKEAWPTWKNVPNDSKNLLWGNFKLRYKWDNLTDREMKKVEDQNGWMLRYGVT